In Microbacterium terrisoli, the genomic stretch GTGCAGCCCGACGAGGGCGAGGCCCGTGAGTTCACCGCGGTCGTGCGCATCGACACCCCGACCGAGCGCGACTACTACCGACACGGAGGCATTCTGCAGTACGTGCTGCGCCAGCGCTTGCACGCGTGACTCCTGCCGGGGCCGCGGCGCGCGGGCAGGCAGGGATACATCGCAGGATGGATGCCGCGCGCAGGCCGCTCCCGTAGCGTGGGAGGGTGTTCCGTCGCCTGACCACCGCCCAGATCGTCATCGACGTGACGGTTGCGGTGCTGTTCGCGCTCGTGTCTCTGCCCCGGGAGATGTGGACGACGTTCGGCGGTCTGCCGAGCGAGGCGATCTCGGTGCTCGTGTGCGCGATCTTCGGCGCAGCCGTCGCTGTACGCCGCCTGTCGCCGCCGCTGGCGCTGGGGATCGCGTGGGCCGGTGCCATCGTGCAGATGTCGTTCGGCCGGGGGCCGGCGATCGTCGACTTCGCGGTGTTCGCAGTGCTGTACACCGCGGCGGCGTATGGATCGCGTCTGGTGTTCTGGTTCGGCTTCTCATCGGCGATCGCGGGTGCGGCGGTGGCCACGGCCTATCTGTTCCTGGTGCTCGGTGCGATTCCGCTGTCGATGAGCACGTTGACCACGGCGGTCGCGGTGCTGATCGCTGCAACCTTCGCACTGCTGCTGGCCTGGACGGCGGGGGCGCTCGTGCGCACGTCGCGCCGGGCCCGAACGACCCGTGTCGCGCAGCAGCGTGCCGAGGCCGAGACGGCCGCCGAGGCAGAGCGGGCGCGCATCGCGCGTGACATGCACGATGTCGTCGCGCACTCGCTCGCGGTCGTGATCGCGCAGGCCGACGGAGCGCGTTATGCCACGGCGGACCGCACGCGGCTCGACGCGCTGGAGACGATCTCGGTGACCGCCCGTGCGGCGCTGGCCGACGTGCGCGTGCTGCTGGCTCAACTGCGCCACCGGCAAGAAGACGGGCCGCAGCCGACCATCGCCGATCTCGACCTCATGTTCGCCCAGATGCGTGCCGCGGGCCTTGAGCTTCGCATCGACATCGACCCGACGCCGAAGACGGATCCGCCCGCGGCCACGCAGCTGGCGGTCTATCGCATTCTGCAAGAGGCGCTCACCAATGCTCTGCGACACGGAGCCGGCGCAGTCGAGGTCGGCCTGGCATGGCACGCCGACCGGGTCGACCTGTCGGTGCGCAACGCGCTGCGGCCCGGCCGCGCGACGGCCGCGTCGCCCCCGATAGGGGAGCGGACGGCGCGCGGGCACGGACTGATCGGCATGCGCGAACGCGCGCTGCTGGTCGGCGGCGAACTGGATGCCGCAGCCCACGGCGACGGGTTCATCGTGCAGGCGGCGCTGCCGATCGGAGGTGCCCTGTGATCCGGGTGGTGCTCGCGGACGACCAGGCGCTGTTCCGCGCGGGCATCCGCATGGTGATCGATTCGCAGGCCGACCTCGAGGTCGTGGGCGAGGTATCCAACGGACGTCAGGCCATCGACGTGGTGCGCGCGACGAGCCCGGACGTCGTGCTGATGGACATCCGCATGCCGGTCATGGACGGCCTGGTCGCGACGGCTGAGCTGCTGCAGGATGCCGATGCCCCCCGCATCGTGATGCTCACCACGTTCGACCTGGATGAGGCTGCGGCCCGGGCGATCCGGCAGGGTGCGAGCGGCTTCCTGCTCAAGGACGCCGACCCGGAGTTTCTGCTGGCGGCGATCCGCACCGTGCATGCCGGGTCGGCCGTGATCGCGGCATCCGCGACCCGCGACCTGTTCGCGCACACGATGGATGCCGCGTCCCACCCCGTGCCGGACTCGTACGGCGATCTCACCGAGCGCGAGCGCGAGATCTTCGCCCTGGCCGCGCGCGGGCTGTCGAACGCCGAGATCGCGGCGCGGGAGTTCCTGTCGGAGGCGACCGTGAAGACGCACATCAGCAGGATCCTCGCCAAGCTCGCCCTGCGTGACCGAGTGCAGCTGGTGGTCTTCGCCTTCGAGCACGGCCTGGCCTGACGGCCCCCTTCGCAACCTGCACTGCGCGCTCCGTGCGTCCTGCTCTCGCCCGCGAGAGCAGGACGCCGACCGCGGTGTCGGGTCAGCGGGAGGAGCGGCCCCACGGCTTGTCGTACACCGAGGCCAGACGCGACAGCGCGAGAGCCGCCACCAGCAGGCCGAAGTCGCGCAGCGCGACGTCGTAGAAGCCCGACCAGGTCAGGAGGTTGACGACGATGCCGGCCAGCCACAGCGCGACGACATAGCTCGCGTAGCGCGGCTTGATGAGCATGGCGATCGCGGCGACGATCTCCACGACGCCGACGATGTACATCGCCGTCTGCGCCGAGAACGGCAGGATGTCCACGATCCACGGAGCGAGATAGTGCGGCCAGTCTGTGAGGGCGTTGACGAACTTGTCGATGCCCATCCACAGGGGCAGCACGATGAATCCGACCCGAAGGATCCAGAATGCCGCGAACGCAGGTTCGTCCTGCAGACGCGTCCAGAATGACGCGTTCACCGACACGCTGTTGCGCGCGCGTAATGCCGACTCGGTCATGATGAGAGCCTCCTCTATAAACAACTCTGTATGTTCATAGAATCCACCCAGAACCCTCTTGTGTCAAGATCAGCTGCATTAGAAGTGCCGACGTCACCGCGCACACACGCAACAGCCCACTCTGTGCAGGGCCGCTGCGCGCTCAGACCGCCGCAGCCGTGGCTACGTCGATCTTCTCGCACCGCACGGTGCGCGCCTCGGCGCCGGTCACGGCGTGGGGCCGGCCCGTCAGCGCCACGGTGGCACGCGCGGTGGCAGCACCCGCCACCCGGAGCTCGGTCGCCCTGTGCCCGCCGTCGGCGCTGACGCCGAACCCGCCGTCGTCGCGCGCGTCGGCCGCGGTCTCGGCGTCGGCGGCCGTCGCCTCGGAGTGCGCGCCGATCCACACCTGCACATCGCCGGGCTCGACGATGCGCGTGAGGGACCGGTCGCTGAAGGCGAATCGCACGCTGGGCACCCGGAATCGGACGCGTACCGACTCACCCGCCTCGAGGTGCACGCGGGCATAGCCGAGCAGCTGGGCGACCGGACGTGCGATCTGGGCCTGCACGTCGTGGCCGTACAGCTGCACGACGTCGGTGCCGGCGACCGATCCGGTGTTGGTCACGGTCACTTCGGCGTCGAACTCGTCACCGGCCGGGCATTCGGCGTCGACGACCAGGTCGCGATAGGCGAAAGTCGTGTACGACAGACCGAAGCCGAACGGCCGCACCGGCCTGGAGTGCGCCGCCGTCACGTCGGAATCGCCTCCCAGGATGGGGTGCAGGTACGTGTAGGGCTGCGCGCCCGTCGACCGGGGGAGCGAGATCGGCAGGCGGCCCGACGGTGCCGCGTCGCCGCTGAGCACGTCGGCGATCGCCGTGCCGCCCTCCTCGCCTGGGAAGAACGACTGCAGCACCGCGTGCGGACGCGGGCCCTCGGCATCCAATGCCCAATCCAGCACGTAGGGACGCCCGGTCAACAGCACCACCACCACGGGGGTGCCTGTGGCAACGACCGCCTCGATGAGTGCACGCTGCACGCCGGGCAGCTCGAGCGACTCGGCGTCGTTGCCCTCGCCGACGGTGCCGCGGCCGAACAGGCCCGCCTGGTCGCCGGCGACGATCACGGCCACGTCTGCATCACGGGCGGCGACGACGGCGTCGGCGAAACCCGACGTGTCGGTGCCGTCGACAGCACAGCCGTGGGCGAACGTCGTCTCGAACCCGGCGGTGCGCAGCGCCTCGGAGACGGTGGGGATCTGCACCCCGACCGGCACCCCCGGGTGGTGGGCGAGCACGTGGTTCGCGAACGAATAGCAGCCCTGCAGGGCCTCGGATCGGTCGGCGTTGGGCCCGATCACCGCGATGCGGGTGGCCGGCTTCAGCGGCAGTGTGCCGTCGTTCGAGAGCAGCACGACCGATTCCTGCGCGAGCCGGCGCGCGATGTCGCGGTGGCGCGGGGAGTCCAGGTCGATGAGGGTGGGCGGCTCGTCCTCGTACGCGTCGGCGTCCAGCAGGCCGAGCTGCTCCTTCTGCCGGAGCACCCGCAGCACGGCACGGTCGATGTAGCGCTCATCGAACGCCCCGGAGCGCACGCGCTCGCGCAGCGGCTCGAGGTAGGCGTCGCCGGTGGGCAGCTCGACATCCACTCCCGCTTCCAGGGCGAGTGCGGCGGCGTGGCCGCGGTCGGATGCCACGGCCTGCATGACCTCGAGGAAGGCGACCGAGAAGTAGTCGGCCACCACGACGCCGTCGAACCCGAGCCGATCGTGCAGCAGCGTGGTGAGGTAGCCGGGGTCTGCCGCCATCGGCAGACCGTCCAGGGCCGTGTAGGCGTTCATCACCGAGGCGGGGCGCCCTTCGGCCACCGCCATCTCGAACGGAGGCACGAACACGTCGGCCATCTCGCGCGGGCCGACGTGCACCGGGGCGTGGTTGCGGCCCGACTGCGAGGCCGAGTATCCGGCGAAATGCTTGAGGGTGGCGTGGATGCCGGAAGCCTGCAGGCCCTGCACGTACGCGGTGCCGACGGTGCCGACCAGGTACGGGTCCTCGCCGATGCATTCGTCGACGCGTCCCCACCGCGGGTCCTGGATGACGTCCAGCACGGGTGCCAGTCCCTGGTGCACGCCGAGCTCGCGCATCGAATCGCCGATGGCCTGGGCCATCTCGCGCACCAGGTCGGGGTCGAACGCGGCGCCCCAGGCCAGGGGAGTGGGGAAGACGGCAGCCTTCCATGCGGCCAGACCCGTCAGACACTCCTCGTGCACGATGGCCGGGATGCCCAGTCGCGTCTCGCGCTTGAGGCGGCGCTGTTCGTGCCACAGCCACTGAGCGCGCTCGGCGGGTTCGACCGGCCGCGTGCCGTAGACGCGGGTGTAGTGGCCGATGCCGTCGCGGGTGACCTCGGCCAGCGCACCGGCCGCCTTCTGCCCGGCCGCCATCTCGCTCTGCATCGGCGCGACGGTGCCGTTCTGGTCGAGCCAGTAGCCCACGAGCTGGGCGAGCTTCTCATCGAGGGTCATCTGCGCATGCAGCGTCTGAACCCGTTCCGAGACATGGGGGAACGCGGGGACGTCGTCGTACATCTGTGGTCCTGTCGTGATGGTGTCGGACGTCTCGTCAGCCCTTGACCGCGCCGGTCAGGCCCCCGACGATGCGGCGCTGGAAGACGAGGAAGAACAGTAGTGCCGGGAGCATCGCCAGCGAGGTGAAGGCGAGCACGCGGGCGGTGTCGACCGAGTACTGGGACGAGAAGGCCTGCACGCCCAGCGGCAGTGTGTAGGTGGATGCGTCGTTCAGGATGAACAGCGGCAGCAGGTAGCTGTTCCAGCTGCCGATGAACGCGAGGATGCCCACCGTCACCACGCCGGGCACCGCCAAGCGCAGCACCATGCGGAAGAAGAAGCCGAGTCGGCCCGCGCCGTCGATCGCGGCGGCCTCTTCGATCTCGTCGGGGATCGCACGCAGGAACGGCACCAGGATGATCACGGTCGTCGGCAACGCGAAGGCGATCTGCGGCAGGATGACCCCGGCCAGGCTGTTCATCAGGCCCAGGTCTTTGACCAGGATGTACAGCGGAGTGATGGCCACGGTGATCGGGAACATCAGACCGGCGGCGAACAGGGCGTACATCGCCCCGCGTCCGCGGAAGTGGTAGCGCGCCAGCACATAGCTGACCATGAGCCCCAGCACGACGACTCCCGCGGTGGTGAAGGCGGCGGCGATCAGCGAGTTGCCGACCTGCAGCCAGAACACGTCGCTGGTGAGCACGTCGAGGTAGTTGCCGAACTCCCACGGGTTGGGCAGGCCGGCAGGGTTCGTCGTGATCTGCGCGTTGGTGCGGAACCCGCCGATCACGATGTACAGCACGGGTGCCAGGCAGACGGCCACCAGCACCAGAGCGATGAAGTAGACGGCGGGGCTGCCCCACTGCAGTCGTTCCTTCTCGCGGTGTCGACCGCGGGTGACGATCGAAGTCGTGGCCGACATCACTTGCGCCCTTCGGTGAGTGCGCCGGCGGTATCGCGGCGCAGGACGAAGCGCTGGTAGATCAGCGCGATGATCAGGGAGATGAAGAAGATCACGACGGCGACCGCGTTGCCGTAGCCGAAGTTTCCGGCGTCACGGCCGTTCGTGACCATGTAGGTGGCCATCGTCGATGTGCCGGCCACGCCGGCGACGTATTGACCCCAGATGATGTACACGAGGTCGAACAGCTGCAGCGATCCGATGATGGACAGGAACGCCCATATGCGCACCGTGGGACCCAGCAGCGGCAGCGTGATGCGCCGCTGGATCTGCCAGTACGACGCACCGTCGATCGCGGCGGCCTCGAACAGCTCGGTGGGGATGCCCTGCAGGCCCGCGAGGAACAGGATGACGGCGAAGCCGATGTATTTCCACGTCAGGATGAACATCAGCGTCCAGATGGCGATGGCCGGGTCTGCCAGCCAGTCGGCCTGGAGGAATCCGAGGCCGATGTTCTTCAGCAGCGCGTTCATCGCGCCGCTGGTCTGCAGCATGAGGCTGAACCCGGTGCCGACGATGACCTCGGCGATCACATACGGCACGAAGATCAGCACGCGGATGATGGTGCGACCGCGCATCTTCTGGTTCAGCAGGAGCGCGAGCAGGATCGCGAGCGGTCCCTGCATCACCAGCGACAGGACCAGGATCACGCCGTTGTGCGTGAGGGCTTCGAGGAATGTCGGATCCGTGAAGATGACGACGTAGTTCTTCAGTCCGACGAAGTCGGTGGCCGGCCCGTAGCCCTGCCAGTTGAAGAAGCCATAGTAGGCGGCCATCGCGACCGGGAAGATCACGAAGCCGAGGAACACGATGATCGCAGGGCCCGAGAGCACCGTGATCTCCATGCGGGTACGCCATGCGGCGGCACGCTTTCCGCGGCGCCGGTCGGCCGAGGGCATCGGGGTGCTCTCGGCCGACCGCGTGCGCTCCTGAGCAGGAAGCGTCCCGGCCTTCTCGCCCAGGGTTCTACTCATCGTTCGGTCAGCCCTTGGCTGCAGCCTGGTTGACCGCCGTGATGATGTCGGCGACCGAGCCCTTGCCTGCCATCAGGTTCACGACGGCGACGTTCAGAGCGTTGCCGACGTTCTGCCCGTACAGGGTGTCGAGGTACTGCGAGACGTACGGCGCCTTGTTGTAGGCGGCGATGAGGTCCTTCAGGTAGGGCTCGGTGACGATCTTCTGCGCTTCGAGGTTGACCGGCGGCGAGTTGAAGGCCTTGTAGTAGGCCTCCTGCTGGCTCTGGGTCACGAGGAAGTTCAGGAAGTCGGTGCAGGCCTTCTTGGGGGCCTTGGCCGAGCACGAGTACCCGTCGACGCCGCCCATGATGGCTGCGGGGTCACCCTGGCCACCGGCCACTGTCGGGAACGGGAACCAGGCGAGGTCAGGCAGGGGCTTCTGGTCGGGGGTGAGCGAGGCGATCACTCCCGGGTCCCAACCGCCCATGAGTTCCATCGCCGCCTTGTGGTTGGCCACCAGGCCTGCCGAGCTGCCGGCGCCCTGCTGTGCGGAAGTGGTCAGGAAGCCGGGCTGGAACGGCTTGGAGTCGTTGAACTTCTTCAGCTCGTTGCCTGCCGCGGTCCAGCAGGGGTCGCTGAAGTCGAGGGTCTTGGCCGTCTGGTCCAGGGTCTGCTCGCTGCACAGGCGCAGCGCGAAGTTGTAGTACCAGTGCGCTGCGGGCCACGCATCCTTGGCGCCGACGGCGACCGGGATCACTCCCTTGCCCTTCAGCGCGGTGATGGCGGAGTTCAACTCGTCCATCGTGGTGGGGGTGGAGGTGATGCCGGCCTGGTCGAACAGGTCCTTGCTGTAGAACAGGCCCTCAGGCAGCACGTCCAGCGGCATCGCGTAGACCTTGCCGTCGATCGACTCGGCCTTCAGGGCTCCTGCGCCGATCGCCTGCTTCGTGTCGGCCGAGACCGAGTCGGTGATGTCCATGACCTG encodes the following:
- a CDS encoding sensor histidine kinase; this translates as MFRRLTTAQIVIDVTVAVLFALVSLPREMWTTFGGLPSEAISVLVCAIFGAAVAVRRLSPPLALGIAWAGAIVQMSFGRGPAIVDFAVFAVLYTAAAYGSRLVFWFGFSSAIAGAAVATAYLFLVLGAIPLSMSTLTTAVAVLIAATFALLLAWTAGALVRTSRRARTTRVAQQRAEAETAAEAERARIARDMHDVVAHSLAVVIAQADGARYATADRTRLDALETISVTARAALADVRVLLAQLRHRQEDGPQPTIADLDLMFAQMRAAGLELRIDIDPTPKTDPPAATQLAVYRILQEALTNALRHGAGAVEVGLAWHADRVDLSVRNALRPGRATAASPPIGERTARGHGLIGMRERALLVGGELDAAAHGDGFIVQAALPIGGAL
- a CDS encoding carbohydrate ABC transporter permease, with the translated sequence MPSADRRRGKRAAAWRTRMEITVLSGPAIIVFLGFVIFPVAMAAYYGFFNWQGYGPATDFVGLKNYVVIFTDPTFLEALTHNGVILVLSLVMQGPLAILLALLLNQKMRGRTIIRVLIFVPYVIAEVIVGTGFSLMLQTSGAMNALLKNIGLGFLQADWLADPAIAIWTLMFILTWKYIGFAVILFLAGLQGIPTELFEAAAIDGASYWQIQRRITLPLLGPTVRIWAFLSIIGSLQLFDLVYIIWGQYVAGVAGTSTMATYMVTNGRDAGNFGYGNAVAVVIFFISLIIALIYQRFVLRRDTAGALTEGRK
- a CDS encoding response regulator, with the protein product MIRVVLADDQALFRAGIRMVIDSQADLEVVGEVSNGRQAIDVVRATSPDVVLMDIRMPVMDGLVATAELLQDADAPRIVMLTTFDLDEAAARAIRQGASGFLLKDADPEFLLAAIRTVHAGSAVIAASATRDLFAHTMDAASHPVPDSYGDLTEREREIFALAARGLSNAEIAAREFLSEATVKTHISRILAKLALRDRVQLVVFAFEHGLA
- a CDS encoding ABC transporter substrate-binding protein, with the protein product MKSKVRGATFVALAAGVALAAAGCSGSTGGNTGADGGTTTLTVWQNSTTGPGQQYWVDAAKAFHEANPKVTVKVQSIQNEQLDGKLQTALNSGNPPDVFLQRGGGKMAAMVKAGQVMDITDSVSADTKQAIGAGALKAESIDGKVYAMPLDVLPEGLFYSKDLFDQAGITSTPTTMDELNSAITALKGKGVIPVAVGAKDAWPAAHWYYNFALRLCSEQTLDQTAKTLDFSDPCWTAAGNELKKFNDSKPFQPGFLTTSAQQGAGSSAGLVANHKAAMELMGGWDPGVIASLTPDQKPLPDLAWFPFPTVAGGQGDPAAIMGGVDGYSCSAKAPKKACTDFLNFLVTQSQQEAYYKAFNSPPVNLEAQKIVTEPYLKDLIAAYNKAPYVSQYLDTLYGQNVGNALNVAVVNLMAGKGSVADIITAVNQAAAKG
- a CDS encoding carbohydrate ABC transporter permease; protein product: MSATTSIVTRGRHREKERLQWGSPAVYFIALVLVAVCLAPVLYIVIGGFRTNAQITTNPAGLPNPWEFGNYLDVLTSDVFWLQVGNSLIAAAFTTAGVVVLGLMVSYVLARYHFRGRGAMYALFAAGLMFPITVAITPLYILVKDLGLMNSLAGVILPQIAFALPTTVIILVPFLRAIPDEIEEAAAIDGAGRLGFFFRMVLRLAVPGVVTVGILAFIGSWNSYLLPLFILNDASTYTLPLGVQAFSSQYSVDTARVLAFTSLAMLPALLFFLVFQRRIVGGLTGAVKG
- a CDS encoding glycoside hydrolase family 3 N-terminal domain-containing protein, with amino-acid sequence MYDDVPAFPHVSERVQTLHAQMTLDEKLAQLVGYWLDQNGTVAPMQSEMAAGQKAAGALAEVTRDGIGHYTRVYGTRPVEPAERAQWLWHEQRRLKRETRLGIPAIVHEECLTGLAAWKAAVFPTPLAWGAAFDPDLVREMAQAIGDSMRELGVHQGLAPVLDVIQDPRWGRVDECIGEDPYLVGTVGTAYVQGLQASGIHATLKHFAGYSASQSGRNHAPVHVGPREMADVFVPPFEMAVAEGRPASVMNAYTALDGLPMAADPGYLTTLLHDRLGFDGVVVADYFSVAFLEVMQAVASDRGHAAALALEAGVDVELPTGDAYLEPLRERVRSGAFDERYIDRAVLRVLRQKEQLGLLDADAYEDEPPTLIDLDSPRHRDIARRLAQESVVLLSNDGTLPLKPATRIAVIGPNADRSEALQGCYSFANHVLAHHPGVPVGVQIPTVSEALRTAGFETTFAHGCAVDGTDTSGFADAVVAARDADVAVIVAGDQAGLFGRGTVGEGNDAESLELPGVQRALIEAVVATGTPVVVVLLTGRPYVLDWALDAEGPRPHAVLQSFFPGEEGGTAIADVLSGDAAPSGRLPISLPRSTGAQPYTYLHPILGGDSDVTAAHSRPVRPFGFGLSYTTFAYRDLVVDAECPAGDEFDAEVTVTNTGSVAGTDVVQLYGHDVQAQIARPVAQLLGYARVHLEAGESVRVRFRVPSVRFAFSDRSLTRIVEPGDVQVWIGAHSEATAADAETAADARDDGGFGVSADGGHRATELRVAGAATARATVALTGRPHAVTGAEARTVRCEKIDVATAAAV